In Crinalium epipsammum PCC 9333, the genomic window TTGCAGATAATAATTAATCTAAACATCGCAGCCCAATATTGAACAATTAAAAATGCGATCGCATTACTTGTTATTCTCATACCGCGATCGCACTACACAATTCTAAATTAGTTAGGCTTGCGACTATTGCTTTCAATGGGGAACAATAGTCACAAGCATACAATATTAGCTATCAATTGGATGGTTAAACAGCAACTCAAACCCATCCATATTGCGGATTGGGAAATATAGTGCCAAGGATGTTGCTATTTTTCAAGCTAAGGCTAAAAATCAAAAATTGATTAAATTAAAAATTAGTCCTTCTTTATCTGTAATTTAATTTTTCATTTGAAGCAATACAAAAACGATTGACAGATTGATATTCAGCTTGAGGACAACAAAAGTGTTGTTGACACTTATGCTGATACTGAGCAAGAAAACTAGGTTGCCGATAAATTAAACGTACTGGTGGTGACTCCAAAGAACCACGAAAACCGTGAGATTGTAAGATTTTTAGTAAGGTTGAAATTTGGGTAGAATCTTTAAGAGTAGCAGTTAATCTAAAAAATGAAGGATTAATACCTTGATTAGCAAAATCAATATCCTCGGTTAAACCAAGAGAATTCAATAACTCGATGACTTGAAAACATTCTTGCTGATGAACTTGTAAATTTTGCAAAGATTCTTCAAAAGTAGCATTAGCCAACACTGCGGCTAAGGGATGAATTCGCCCATTTATAGCAAACTCATTATCCAAATACAATCCTAACTCAAGGTGTTGGCGAATCGGATGCTGAGTATACCAAATTAGCTTTTCATACAAATCAGCATGATTAGTTAATATCGCCCCGCCTTCTCCAGCAAAAACTGTTTTGCCAGTAGTAAACGAAACCACTAACGCATCTGCTAATAAACTAGCAGGAAGTCCACCCCTTGTAGCACCTAAACTTTGAGCAGCATCAGCAACATACCATAGTCCATATTCTGATGCCAATTGCCGTAATGCTACCGTATCCGAGGGAATACCAAACAAATCAACTGCTAATAGCGCTTTAGTTTTCGGGGTAATTACTTGACGTACAGCTTCACAACTTAAACTGAGAGTATCAGGTTCAATATCTGCAAAAATCGGTTGATTACCCAAAAATAGCCAACTAGCTAGAGTTGCACCATAAGTGTAGGGAGTTGTAACAAACTGCTGGTTTTGAAGTCCAAGAGCTAGAGCGATCGCCCATAAACCTGTGGTAGCATTAGTAACACAAAGAGCATATTGCATTCCATAATATTGCTTGAGTTTTGACTCTAAAGCAGCTACCTCACCAGTACCGCTTAAATGTATCTGCTGCCAAGAAATTAATTCATCAATTTTCACCATAATTTACCCTCCTTCAGTATTTACCTACTTTCTAAAGATTGGCGTGTGGACGTAGCTCATCAATTCGTCTATCTAATTCAACTTGATTAATTTTTAAGGTGATGGGATCGACAATATCTTCTAAATGGGGAGGGAAAGGATAATGAGGCGGAGTCCAAGGGAAAAAAGATTGCGAAGAACAAGCTTTAATTGCCCATAAATCAGCATAAATAGCTGAGACTAAATCACTAGAAACATTTAAATCCATAGCAGCAAATAACACCGTATCAGATGTCAGAGAACCATGTAGCATGAGAGCGTTACTCAAAGCTGACCGAATTTGCCGAGGATTGGCTCCTTTCTGATAAAATATTTCAGCAGCTTTAATTATTTGTGGATCATTTTCGCTGAGTTCTCTAGGTGTTGTAATTCTACTAGCTGTAGCTAAAATAATCCCTGGAAAATCAGCTTTTAAAGGATGTAAAACTGGAATAATAGTAAAACGCGATCGCATTGCTGCCCCCATGCGCCAAGGGCAATTTGTTGTAGCAATCAACAAAGACTGACCTCGCCGACTTTCATCAGATAAAGCTGTTAAAAGTGCTGCGGTCACAGCACGAGAAGCACCCGAATCACCGTCAAATTCACTTCTTTCTAAAGGTAAAGCTTCCGTAACTTCATCAATAAAGGCAATATTAGGAATCGATTCCTGCAAGACCATTTGTTGCAAACGTACTTTACGTTCAGTTTCTCCTACCAATGAACCTTTAGGACTGTGCATTTGATAAGCAGCTACAGCAGCTTGGCGTGCAGTTAAAATAGCTAAATCAGTTTTACCAGTACCAGGAGGGCCAGTTAACAAGACATTAGCAGGCATAGAGCGATCTCCAGCAACTAAAGCGGCGGCATAACGCTCTAAAATCAAACGTGGTTTAGCAATATTGAAGCCACGCAATTGTAAATCATTAACTCGCTCAGTATCTAATACTGTTAAAGTATGTTCCGATAAAGTTTCTACATCACGACTTTTTTGAGCTACAAGCTCTTTAACAGTTAATTCTCTACCACTACGATGAGCCGCCCGTAATAATGATTCTAACCCACGATTAGGTGTGTTTGTTGTCAGATAAGCTACTGATTCGACACTCATACCTGTAGCAAATTTAGCCGCAGTATATAAAGATGTAGTAGCCGCTAAAAAATCTTTCTTATCTTTCAAATCAGGTTGAGGCAAGCGAATATGGTATAACGCACTGCTAACTAACTCATCAACTTGTCCTTCTCGACCATGAAAAATCATTAAGTTACCGCTAGAACGCAAAGCCAAACTTTGAGCAGTAATATGTGATAACTCAATAGCCACTAATTGAGTATCAGTTTGTGTCCCATTAGTTAAACAGCCAGGAGTGAGATGTTCAGTAAATTCAAATAAAAAGGCAAATCGTAAATCACGCCCATCCGCCCATTTTAATCCATTAGTTGGAGTACGGGATAAAGAATAAATTCCTCGAATCACCCTGACAACTTCATTTTGGTCTTGGGGAATATTTAGTAGTTGATGGGATTGTAGGGTAGTTTCTATTGTAGTGCGATCGCGCTGATCGTTAATCCGGCTAGCATCGTAATCTAATCCAGTAGCCAGAGAATAAGTTACCAATAACATACCATAACGAGCGCGAAGTACTTGACGCAAAATCTCAATTAAAGGTCGTACCTTACCATCAGTATGTAGGTCAAAATCGTATAAAGAACGTCCGGTCACCAGGATTGCTGGAAAGCCTTCTTCATAAGGAGTCACAATTGCTTCTATCGCTTTGGTTGCCATAAGTAATGAAGTAGAGAATAAGGAACATTTGGTAAGAATGTCGGTAGAGAAGGCAGAGGTGCGGGGTAAGTATTTGAATTTCCACGCTCTTGTTTTCACCGCACCTTTTATAACAGGAGTCAGAAGGAAAAGCTAATAAAACCAAGGGTTGGGGCAATTTCCGAATGCCTTAACCACAGAAGCTGCTGCTATAATTGATAGCCAAAAGCTTATTGCTGTTGAGTAGTATTACCTTGGTTCAAACGTTGAATACGTCGTTTATCATTTGGAGAATTTGTATTTGTAACTCGTGACGTAGATTGAGGTTTTACCTTTTTTCGCACAAACTCACGCGCCGCAGCTAGTTCACAAACGCCCCCAGTAAACTTACGAGTAGGTACAGCAGCGCGTACACCAGCAGCTTCCAATGCGCGATCAAACTCATCTAAAATGGCATTACAAGAGCCATCACTCACGCCAACAACCTCAGTAGCAATACTAGGCTGGCTATTGATATCGCCGTTAATTTCAGTAACTAAAGAACGTCCTTGAGCATCAGTAGCAACGAGGCGGACTGTACCAACCAAACTAGCCATTGTTTGCACAGAAGTAAAGCCAATTTGAACTGCTGCATTAGTACAAGCTACTTTGAGCGTTTCCAAAAATACTTGATGATGACTTGCTTCTACAGCTTGTAACAATAAATTTTGAGCTTGTCGTGCAGCAGAGGGTTCAGTCGAGAGTTGCAAAGCTTGTAGTGGCTGTTGAATTTTTAAATTGCTTTCAACAACATAAGGTGCAGCAGTTAATAATGCTGTTAATTGAATACTTTCAGTCGCCGAAAGGTTGTATGGACTAAGGGCTGTAGTTATTTGTTGTTGCTGTAGTTGATACTCTGCCCGTAAAGAAGCGACTGGTTCAATGGTGTTTACAGTGGATAATTGCAATGATTGAGCAACTTGTTTATAAGCTTTAACAGCCTGAGAACTTAAAAAATTTACAGCAGAAGTGATTACCTGTGAAGTGAAAACAGCGTTCTTAGCAACTGTGTTTAAAGAAACACTTTGTACGCGAGGTCTAGAACTAATTGAAGACATGATTAGAAATTCCTTAATTGCAAAAGCAGTAATGGATGGGAAAAAGAGAATAGAAGATGTCTATTGAGGGGCTATCAATTTGGCATCGGGACACTTTGGGCTGCTTATATTTCCCCCTGCCATTACGTGGTAGCCTCTTGAGAGAAGGGGAAATAGAAGCAAGATAAATAGCTAGAGAATTGAGTTAACAGCTATGTAATGCCTTGACCTCCTATTTATGGGCGAACTTCACTTTCTTCTGAACGTATACGGCTACTGAGAATAGTGCGTAAGTATTCGTTTTTTCCATCTTCTTCGGTTGCATCTTCATCATTATTTGTAGGTGGAGTATTAGGAGGTGAAGGTGCAGGATTGTGAGGTGGGTTGTTATTTGGCTTACCTGGTCTTTGTAGAATTTCATAGCCAGCCCATTGATTCATAATCCGGTAAGTAATGTCATCAAAAGGCCCAGCCGTGATTGCGTGTTCTGGATATAAGCGATTAAAGGTATTGAGGTTGTTGATATAACTTGTGAGAATTGCATATCCAGCCGCCGCTTCACTTCTGTACTTAGCATCTTGTTGGCGTTCTATGCGTCGATAGCGTTTATTTGTCCACAGAAACCAAAAATAAGACCTAGCTTCATACGCAGTTTCGCCACCAAAAATTACCAAAGCGTGTGTAATTCCAGCTAAAATTGTCAAAGCTATCAGTAACAACGCATATATCCACCAAGATGATGTCTGGAAAACTTTGAAATGTTGCGGTACAAAAGTCACAATTACCATTACTGGCATGACTATCACCATACAATGGGCAATATTTTTCCACAATCGCTGGGGTGCTTCACCTACTAAAGCAAAGTAAAGTTGAGTGGCAATATAAAGTTCCAATCCTAAAATTGCTAAAGGCATCAGTATTTTTGCCACTAACATCATTTTTGACTCTTCTGGAAATACCAATCCAACTAAATATTCCACTGGACGGTTCAGAATTACAAAGTCCATAAAGTAGGCTGCTGGTATAGCTAATATTAGGAAAAAATATCCGTTAATGCGCCGTAAACCAGCTTGATTAAATTCTGAATAATCACTTTCTTGATTGTGTCGTGCCTGTCGTGCTTCTTGGTTGTTTTTTTGGGCGCGTGCGGCAATGTGTGAGTGTTTATGAATCCCTTTTAATCCTTGGTCAAGTACATTAGTCCTACGTTCTCTATCTAGGCGTTGTTTGCCAACTTGAAAGTTATCAGGCATATTTATTTGCCTCCATTAGTAGCTATGATGTAGCGAAAAGCAGCAGGAGTCGATTCAAATAGTTCAGGATTAAGGCTGGTTAGAGAACCGATATTGGCTGAACCATTGACGAGGATTACTTTCGCTTTGCTTTTCATGGGTAAAAACTTGGCTTTAACATCATCAATGCCATCGGAAATAAGCACAGCTATACGATTCGTAGACTGTCCCCAAGAGGCATCATTTTCTGCTAAAAATAAATCAGCGCGATTAACGGCATTCCAAATATCAGTACGAGTGCAAGCTACAGATTTATTCAGTAAAAGCTGTAATTTAGTTTGAAATTGTTTAATTTTTGTGGTATTATTTTGCTCCCATTGTTGTTGCTGCTGCTGATCAGCTTGTAATTGTTGTTGGTAAGCTGTTAGTTTTTTTTCATATTCAGCTTGGAGTTCAGGTAGTTTGAGGGGATTAATATTGTTGCTAGGTTCAATCGGTTTTTGAGGTAGAGTTAATGGCTTTTCCAGGCGTAAACGGATAAATGATTGATTGCTGTTATTGCAAATAGTACCAATAGCTAGTTCACCACCAATTTGACGCAATTTTTGAAGAAGGGGTTGAAAATCCTGCCACTTGGGTTGTTGAACTTTTGTTTGGTTTGTACTGAGACTTTTATCAATTTCAACAACAATTTTTAAAGGTCTAGTATTTACCTGCAATTTGTTAGTATCAGGTTGAAGTTCAGATGGCACACCTGCTATGATTGGCTTAGGGTTTGATGTTGGTGATTTGATAACAGATGTTGAGTCTGGAGATACTTGGCAAGCAGGCAATAGTAACAGTAATAGTAAAGCTATTTGGTTATGCTTCATAGTTAGTTACTCTGGAGGAAAAAGCTTTTGATTAACTGTATTAAGAATAAAACGTATATGGAAACAGCGTTTTCCTGAACCGAAAGTAAGGAGTAGGGGCAATAAGTTGTTCTACATTTTAAGTGCCATATCATCTCCATTGGGCAAGGAGAAAGGAAAAGACTTTTAAATTAACCTCTTCCTTAATATTTAGATAATTTTATGGCTAGCACAACAGCAATTTTGGCAGTTACGTGGACTTCTCACGCAGCCTCTCTCCATATACCGTAGAGCGTGCTTACGTACAGTTGGAAACGCTAATAATTGCAAAGGAAGTCCTGTAACTTTATATAGAAGTTTGCCGACTGAGTGAATAATATCCCAAGTTTCATCAATACTAGGTTTTTCCCAGAACTCGGCAACTTCACTCTTTAAAGCTACCCACAATGCTTAAAGATTAGGTTGATGACAATTTTCGTAAACTGTCATACCCAGCCAATAGTTTTTGATTATTTGCATTTTTTTGTTTAAATCATAATAAAGCTGTTAGTAAACCGCCAATTTTCTATTGGTTATTAGCTTTGGTAAAGTTGCCAAGTTTCTTCAATATCTTTAGCCATGCGTTGACGTAAATCGCCTGGAAGCAAAACTTCCACTTTTTGACCCCATGCCCTTAGCCGCATAATGACGTTGTTATCATTTATTCGATAATCAGCCGTATAATAGGCATAAGGAAAATTTTCGTCCGTTTGTTGTACTGGTAAGCTTTGTAGGATATCGTTGAGCAGTTTTTCTTCTTCCTGGTTAGGAGCGTAATCTCGGATAAACTTTTTAAAATTAGCCTTGCTGTTGATATATGTAAAAGTTTCATGACGAAAGCTATCAATAATATGGCGATCGTGAAAATCACGGTCAAATCGTAATAATAGCTTATGGCTTGGCTGGTAAAAATCAAATCCCCAAGATTCAGCCATTTTAGTTTGAATTTCTTCAGGTGAAAGCTGCTGTTGATAGTATTTTTCTTTAAGTAAAACTGGAAGATTTTCATCATTCCAGGTTAATTCGGTAATCTCGTGAATACGGTCTAAGCGATAGTTATGCCACTCAATTTCATTCTTGATTTTGGGTTTTTGCCCAAAGGCACAAAGATAGGGCGCGCGCTGGAAGTAATAAATACAAACTGGATAAATAATCCGTTTTCCTTGCCGTGCTAAACTAGCACTTTCATAAATTATACTAATGGGCGGAATCGGCGTTTTCTCCCATATTTCTTTAAGTTGATCTTGCAATTCCCGAATTCTATCTATAGCTTCTTTTGACACAACGTAATCAACGTGCATCAAAAATCTTTGGATACCGTTAATAGGCTGGAAGTAGTTTTCAACAATTTCTGTAAAATCAGTTTGAGTAATAAAGCCGCTTATATTGCTGTTCCAATTATAGCTTTCTAGAATGGGGAATTTTTTAACTTTACGGTAGTTTTTATTAATTACTTCATTTTTTTTATTTTTGACAGCTTCTAACCAACCAATTTTAATCAAGTTTTCAAAGTCATATTCTAAATTTTTGCCTGTAACGGCAAATAAACGTCCTTCAGGAAATGGTGGTACGTAATTTCTCTGTTTGCCCGTAAGTTGATTTTTACTGGCTTTTAGGGAATTACTTTGTTGTCTACGCTTTTCGATAGCTTCTTCACTTTTAGGAAATTTCCCTGTCAGCAAAAATTCTTCTAATTGTGCTATATCAATAGGATAAATTTGTAAGAATGATTGTTTCCATTTCTCTGGGGAAATACTCAAACTAGAATTGGGATCAAATAACCACTGTCTAAGAGTTTTGGCACAGCGACAAGAAGGATCGTGCAAGAGAGGGACTTGATCGCGTTTGTGATATATTACTTCATCTAAGGATCGCTTATTCAGGGGATCGGAAGAAGTAAAAAATTGATTACGCCATTCATCATAAGTGAATTGTTCGCGAAGATTTAACTTAACTTCATCATTATCACTGCCATAAAGCGATCGCAGTATTACCCACAAGCGCACCGCCTTTGGTAAGTTTTGTTTTGAAGAACCTGGTGCAAGCATCTGTAAGAAGCTGACGCTAGGAGAATAGGCAAATTGAGTCCGCATATATGATATATGTTTGAAGTAGTTATAGCTCTAAAGTAACCGATGTTAGGAAAAGGGGTGTTCCATCTGTGTGTCAAAGTAAAGCTGTTAACCACAGACATCAAAACCAATGACTTCTTACCGGATTGATTTAATCGGCGATACTTTAAAAGTAGATTTTGCTAAAACTCCTGATGGTACTCCTGTAGTTGCTAACGGAGATGAAATTGTCCGCGATGCCGCCACACGACTGCGGGAGATGATAGATCGTGGAGAAATTAAGGGGGGAAATCTCCTCAAGATTAATGGACGAATATCTGTAGCCCTCAGTTACACTATTGCTCATGAAATTGCTCATTTGTATCGGGCGATCGCTGTTTCTGATACACGCTTAGGTGCTTATGTGGTGGTCATCACTACCACTGATGATTATCCCATAGGCAGCCAGATTGATTTTGAGACGGGGAAAGTTACACAAGTTTGTTCTTTACCTAATACACCGCCTTCTTTTTTAATTTATTGGGAAGATGATGTTTTAATTGCCAGAATTAATAATACTGTTAAAGCCGATGGCGACCAAATTGCCGTAGATGCTTATTCACAATTACAAAACTTAATTAATTCGGGACAATTGTCTGGAGGTAAACCATTTTTAAAGATCAATGGACGTGCGACTGTCTTAGCTAGTTTTTTGATTGCTTATGAAGTTGGTCATAAATACGGCGCTGTCGCTGTCTTCGACCCAAAAATCGGCGATCGAGGACTAGATCGATATATAGTAACAATTAATCACAGTAAAAATTATCAAGTTGGGGAAACCTTTGATATCAACTATCAACCGCAACCTAATGTTAAAGTTGTTTTGTGTGGTCCAGCGAATACAGGAAAAACTGTTTTTAAGGATGGGCTAAAAGCAGCAATTTTAAAGCTTAATCATGCTCCGGATGATTTTTATGTGATCTCTGGTTGTCCTGATGGCGATGGTTCTTGGCATGGGGAAACTGCACAAAAGTATCCTAAGTTAGCTGAAGAATTAAAGGCGGAATACAAAGCCAAATTTACTCCAGAATTTGCTCAAGGGAAAGCACGAGATATTAAAGCGATCAAAAATTCGTTGCTGGTGTTTGATGTGGGTGGGAAAATTAGCGATGAAAATATAACTATTATGTCAGAAGCGACTCATGCAGTGATTTTAGCTAAAACACCAGAAGACGTAGCCCAGTGGCAAAATTTTTGTGAAATTAAATTAGAGCGACCTTTACCTATTATTGCTATTATTTATAGTGATTACGCAGGTAAAGAAGACAAGATTATTACAGAAGAACCTGTGCTTACGGGTAGCGTTCATTATTTAGAACGCGGACAAAATGTTTCTAATCGTCCAATGATTAAAGCGTTAGCTGAATTGTTAGTGAGTTTGGCGATAAACTGTCGTTAAAACTATTTTCGTTTGAGCTACTGTTAAATTTCCTTAATTGAGGTTGGATATTGAGAGAATCAATATCCAACTTTTCGCTGCTTTCTTTTAACTCCCCCCTGTTCCGAGCAACCGATGGGCGGGTGAACACACGCTTTCTGAGGTGCATCGACCGCGCGAACTCAGAAAATCAATTGCTATAAAAAGCCTCAAAGCCTTATATTAGCTAGGTTTTAAATGTTTAGTTGAGGTTGATTATACTAATATACGCACCTTTGAGGCGATCGACGCGCTCTTTTTGGCGAGGTGCGTCGGAGGTCTAAAATAATCAAAACAGGCGTTGCTATAAAATTCACCAAAACATTACTGTATAAGGGTTTTAGGGTTATTATTAGCATTTACATATACTCATCGACGCACCAACGCATACTCAAAAAAACCCGATTTTTTCATTAAGGTGCGTCGATGCTTTGCCTGGACTGGGTTTGAGGGTCGTAATTTGGTCAAAAATTTTCCTAATGTATGCTAAATTTATGCCCACCGATTGGGTTAATTCGGATTAGTTGGAAACTGTTAGCAAACAAGATCGCACATGATGGCGAAGTTATGCGATCTTGTTATACTTAGCTATATTGAATTTTTTTGGGCTGGCAACGGATTCTTCCTATACTCCCAAACTCGACAATCTACACTCTGCTTAAAACTATCGGAAAAGGGTTTTTCCAGTATGCCGTTATCTTAAAAGCTGTCAGGGTTGAACTGAGTTGTTTATTCCAACCCTTTACAGGAGATTTGATATGGCAACAACACTGGAAGTTTTGGCTAAATATTTAAATGTACGTGGTTGGAAGTATAGAGTTGATGCTGCTAAATCTCGCATTATTACTGGGGTCAAAGCCGAAAATGTTGAAGATTTTGTGATTTCTATACAATTAAGTGAAAATGGCGAATTTCTTCAATTAATTGCTCCGCAACTACTATCTGTCAAAAACCATGTATATAAAGGTATTGTCTTTCAAACCTTATTATCTATAACATGGGAACACAAAATGTTGCGGTTTGAATACGATCGCACAGATGGAGAAGTCCGCGCATCTATTGAGTTGCCGCTTGAAGATGCTA contains:
- a CDS encoding DegT/DnrJ/EryC1/StrS family aminotransferase, which encodes MVKIDELISWQQIHLSGTGEVAALESKLKQYYGMQYALCVTNATTGLWAIALALGLQNQQFVTTPYTYGATLASWLFLGNQPIFADIEPDTLSLSCEAVRQVITPKTKALLAVDLFGIPSDTVALRQLASEYGLWYVADAAQSLGATRGGLPASLLADALVVSFTTGKTVFAGEGGAILTNHADLYEKLIWYTQHPIRQHLELGLYLDNEFAINGRIHPLAAVLANATFEESLQNLQVHQQECFQVIELLNSLGLTEDIDFANQGINPSFFRLTATLKDSTQISTLLKILQSHGFRGSLESPPVRLIYRQPSFLAQYQHKCQQHFCCPQAEYQSVNRFCIASNEKLNYR
- a CDS encoding AAA family ATPase, translated to MATKAIEAIVTPYEEGFPAILVTGRSLYDFDLHTDGKVRPLIEILRQVLRARYGMLLVTYSLATGLDYDASRINDQRDRTTIETTLQSHQLLNIPQDQNEVVRVIRGIYSLSRTPTNGLKWADGRDLRFAFLFEFTEHLTPGCLTNGTQTDTQLVAIELSHITAQSLALRSSGNLMIFHGREGQVDELVSSALYHIRLPQPDLKDKKDFLAATTSLYTAAKFATGMSVESVAYLTTNTPNRGLESLLRAAHRSGRELTVKELVAQKSRDVETLSEHTLTVLDTERVNDLQLRGFNIAKPRLILERYAAALVAGDRSMPANVLLTGPPGTGKTDLAILTARQAAVAAYQMHSPKGSLVGETERKVRLQQMVLQESIPNIAFIDEVTEALPLERSEFDGDSGASRAVTAALLTALSDESRRGQSLLIATTNCPWRMGAAMRSRFTIIPVLHPLKADFPGIILATASRITTPRELSENDPQIIKAAEIFYQKGANPRQIRSALSNALMLHGSLTSDTVLFAAMDLNVSSDLVSAIYADLWAIKACSSQSFFPWTPPHYPFPPHLEDIVDPITLKINQVELDRRIDELRPHANL
- a CDS encoding TIGR03985 family CRISPR-associated protein, which encodes MRTQFAYSPSVSFLQMLAPGSSKQNLPKAVRLWVILRSLYGSDNDEVKLNLREQFTYDEWRNQFFTSSDPLNKRSLDEVIYHKRDQVPLLHDPSCRCAKTLRQWLFDPNSSLSISPEKWKQSFLQIYPIDIAQLEEFLLTGKFPKSEEAIEKRRQQSNSLKASKNQLTGKQRNYVPPFPEGRLFAVTGKNLEYDFENLIKIGWLEAVKNKKNEVINKNYRKVKKFPILESYNWNSNISGFITQTDFTEIVENYFQPINGIQRFLMHVDYVVSKEAIDRIRELQDQLKEIWEKTPIPPISIIYESASLARQGKRIIYPVCIYYFQRAPYLCAFGQKPKIKNEIEWHNYRLDRIHEITELTWNDENLPVLLKEKYYQQQLSPEEIQTKMAESWGFDFYQPSHKLLLRFDRDFHDRHIIDSFRHETFTYINSKANFKKFIRDYAPNQEEEKLLNDILQSLPVQQTDENFPYAYYTADYRINDNNVIMRLRAWGQKVEVLLPGDLRQRMAKDIEETWQLYQS
- a CDS encoding CRISPR-associated protein Csx3, producing the protein MTSYRIDLIGDTLKVDFAKTPDGTPVVANGDEIVRDAATRLREMIDRGEIKGGNLLKINGRISVALSYTIAHEIAHLYRAIAVSDTRLGAYVVVITTTDDYPIGSQIDFETGKVTQVCSLPNTPPSFLIYWEDDVLIARINNTVKADGDQIAVDAYSQLQNLINSGQLSGGKPFLKINGRATVLASFLIAYEVGHKYGAVAVFDPKIGDRGLDRYIVTINHSKNYQVGETFDINYQPQPNVKVVLCGPANTGKTVFKDGLKAAILKLNHAPDDFYVISGCPDGDGSWHGETAQKYPKLAEELKAEYKAKFTPEFAQGKARDIKAIKNSLLVFDVGGKISDENITIMSEATHAVILAKTPEDVAQWQNFCEIKLERPLPIIAIIYSDYAGKEDKIITEEPVLTGSVHYLERGQNVSNRPMIKALAELLVSLAINCR